CATCTCAGGTAAAAAAGGACTCTTACTTTCCCCATGATATGATCTTTTAACTCTTAATATAGTCTTTGAAAGATAAACGTACAGTAAAATACAGCAGCAATATTCAGTTTTCTGCCTCACACTCTGAGTTTAGACTTGTCCGTTACTGCAGTGATTCACTGATCTGAGCACTCCAGATTTATCACACTAATATTGGGTGCTCTTGAAAAAGAGACCTcgcccattttcttttttcaaggtCTTCACTCTGACAGATCTCTACCAGCTGACACCCTGCATGGCTACAAATAATCTGAGATTTAATCACCTTTAAATCTCTCTCGCTGTAATTCACTTCTGTCTTCCTCCTTCCTGTCTTCCACGCCCTTCATCTTCTATTTGTCTCTGTAGGTGCTCATTTCAATCCAGCGGTGACTCTGAGTTTCTGTGTGTTGGGCCAGGTTCCCTGGGGAAAGCTGGTGCCCTACTGCCTCTCCCAGGTGCTGGGGGCTTATCTGGCATCAGGGCTCGTCTACTTGGTCTACTATGGTTTGTCTGTCTGGTACTTCATCATTGACATACAGACAGGGtgataaataaagaaaacttCTGACTATGACTGgagaaatataataaaaacagaagctTTGTACACATTTGCTATATtccctctgtttctgtctcagatGCCATAATGGAGTTTAGCGGAGGAGTATTGACTGTCTATGGCCCAAATGAGACAGCGTCTATATTTGCCACATATCCCGCAGAGTACATGACTTTGGGTAGAAGTTTCCTTGACCAGGTTAGTGGGGGAATTTGTGTAAACTTTAATTCTTACTTTAACAGCAGTTCCTTTTCTGAGCTCATTTACACATGTCATTAGGTAGTGGGCACTGGCATGCTGATGTTGTGCATACTGTGTTTGGAAGAAAAGAGGAACACACCGGCTCCCTCAGAGCTGATTCCTGCTATAGTGGCAGTGATCGTCCTGGGGATCTCTATGTCAATGTCAGCCAACTGTGGTGCTGCAATAAACCCTGCTCGGGACTTGGGGCCACGCCTCTTAACACTGACTGCAGGCTGGGGCACTGAGGTCTTTACGTAAGTATCTTATCTAACATAAAGAGTGCATATGACAGCACTTAACACATACAACTTTCAAAACTGCTAACTCTAGAATGCACATTTATTATCAATACTTTAACGGCTTGCTGATAAAGCTACACAATTCATTCAAACTGTTATAATGACATTTGAATTGTTTGCCATTTCACACCTTTCACCTTGTGTTTCTTAGAAAATATGTCAGAGTTTATCAGCTGTTTTCTGCAGGATCAAAGGAACATAAAGTGTCAGCTTGTTTCAGAACATCTGATTAATGTTGTTCTTTATGATCTTATGATTCTATGGTTTATCTGTGGCTCCACAGctgtttaaaggggaactatgcagttttttttagcttaatttaccttaactgaacagcttcggagtcactggaatggttatatgacttttttcgagttgaatggtggtcgtcttgctcccccctagcgcctgtgagctgaaaaaccacccttgcaactttgggccggcgAGTCGTGATATCAGATTTCACGATGCAAAGAATTgtttcacggcactgcacacatacgcccattcaggaaccgggtaacaaggtagcgatggagtttttcacactatcgtcatgactgagccggcaaaaaagaagcagaaagttaggaaagcattgttggaggaacagagaaagagtaaacggaagactgaccgagcgaggagtcagacacaagtaaacataggagctgccaaatatctattccgaagctgtagggggagcgtaatttctgtcgcccccatgaggaattctaagtaatgacaacaaaactgttggcgcgtccacatgatacaagccttacgtgatcacGTCTTaatagctttgtagcaactcattttgAGCTATTTgcttccataacatgtcttctttcagagtAGTGGaaaggaaaaatccaaaatacacatttaggtctttattttactacttAGTCTACTTGCCACTGTAATCCTAAATTTaccaaaagttagcattagatagtgcctaatttgcatatttaaccCAAATAattctcaaaatatttttttctcatactcatACCAGAAATCTCCACTTCTGTAGCACATACATACCAAACGTTCCAGTTTAATTCCTATCTACTGTATATTCTGAAGGTTTCACAGAGGGGTTTGTTAATATGTCATTCATACACTGATTTATAGAACATTTTATTCCTAAATATAGtgaaaactgattttttttatggctgttgaAAGTATTTTTTGATTTATGGAGTGACTGGAGAATTTTGAGCAtggctttatccaatgttcagatttctgttctattctggaaatgtatgcaaattagcacatatttaattagataatgcctaatttgcatatttaaacataacatttcagagaagttgtaatacaaaaaaatattttcttataTGCAAGTAATCAACTTGGGAAGTCTGAAATAAGTTTGTTAAACATgttaccctattcacctgtagtgtctccccttaCATAATAGATTCTAGCCCACTAGGGGGCATAATAACTCCAAAACATACTGGAAAAACACACATCTCTGACATATGGCCTTATAAAGCTGTTATGAgtaacatgttaaaaaataattgcatatacttacacacacaacagacagagagcaacaataTAATCCCATCAgtgttgtgtttctggccacctgacaggtgcaagtccaatattcactggTATTTTAGTTAACTGCAAAAAATAGCAGCTTAGGCCTACTAATATTCGACTTTCATTAACAGCAATTCATTCTGTAACTTTGATGGTGCCAGACAGGTAGTGTACAAAAtctgagttttgtttttgctaaAAATGGCTGCTTCTGCCTCTGGAAATGCAGTGACATTGAAACCATTAACTGTGCTATAATGAAACCATTAACTGTGCCATAATGAAATCATTAACTATGCCATAAAACCAAACCATTGAGCTAAAAGAGGCAAAAAAGATCAGTAGAGCTGCAGAGTTGGGCAATAACTTTCTGCGGGTTCGTCAGCAAACCCTTTATCATTACACATTCAGtgtcattataaaaaatattgaataaagCCGCTTTAAGTAAACTGTCGTCTAAActcctttttttctgctctCCAGGTGTTACAACTACTGGTTCTGGGTGCCCCTGGTGGCCCCACTTACTGGAGGTGTTATAGGTACTTTCATATATTTGTTCTTCATCTACTGGCACCTGCCTGACCCAGACCCTCCTGAgagcctctcctctctctccactaTCAGTGACAAAATCAAGCAGCCCAGCACAATGTGGGACAATGGAGTAGAGTTAAAGGCTGCATGAAAATATGTTGTCATGAGTCAGTTTAAGACAGTAATCTGTTTGTGAATTATGTTTGAGAAAGCAGAGTTTGAATACCTGAGTTTAGCCACTGTTAAGATGCATACATCTCTGGGAGAAATAACCACTCAAAATGCCTTTGTATTACTTGAGTCAACTTCAAGGCTTTTTCGAAGTAGAATAAACCCTGTaacattatttaacatgaacCCGGCAAAATGAAGTTGAGCTAACTAATACTACTGATATTACTCAGTTAGATCAAATTACTTTTCTTGGTAAAATGAACCTAATCACACATGTGAATGAACTACATTAAATGCAGTCCAGACTACAACCTGGTAAATAAATTATGCTGCATTGATTTCTATAAAAGTTTTGTTATTTCTATATCCCAAGCacaacattttgattaattgaatAGACTTTcctgttaaaaacaacaacaatctcaAATTTAGAGGAACAAGATGGAAAGAGATTTGAGattataacatttatttaactcCTAACAACCCACTGTTTCAAAGGTTTCACTTCTAACGATATCAATGATTACAAAACAAGCCATTACCTGCAATGTTTTGATGAAGGTAAATAAGAGACAAAACAGCATCACATCAAATCATGTTGAAACTGCAATATCTgtcaaaataatgacaaaataagAACTTTGTATGATTTGTGTATTTAGATGATGGTTTAGGGCGCATGTCCAACAAAGATCCTATGATATGTCTCAAAAGTGTTGCAGGGCATAGGTAAGTCCAAAGAGAAAGGTAGCATGCTTTTGACAGGTTGGTCAGACCTCTGACCACTGGATGTCCTTATATAATGATGCTGATGGCATCGGGTCGATAGCACATGTACATTCATTGAGCAACTGCTGAGCTCGGCGTGCACCTCAGTTTCATCATGACTCTATTGGTGGAGATAAAGAAGAATAAAGCGTTTGGTCAGAGAAACAGGTAATGAAATAAATAGATTGGACAGGTAACAAGACACAAAGTCAAAATTGTACCATTGTTGCTAAAGGTGATACTTCATTAAACAGTTACACTAGACAGCAAATGTCAAAATCAATCTTATATAGCACTTGGTTTTTGATCAGTGGATCTTCAGTTAGTTTAACTCCAATTCTTTTGCGTTTAAGTCTGGGTTACCAAAGTTGAAGACCCCAGCAGTCACCTGTATCCAAGTCAATTTAAAATTCAAGTCATGGACCTATAGCATTTGCGAATctgtaacttttttatttacgtATTTTTAATGCCTGCTGTGTCAGCCAATCTTAATTTGCCATGACAATGGTCTGGTTTTTAAGACTGCATTACAATGAAAGGAATACAAttttctagggctgcaactaacgactgttttcattatcgattaattaCAATTCTATTCAACTTAGGGTCCAGGATTAGTATTATTATGTGACATTTTGTGTAAACAAGACAGTGTAATATAACAATCCAAAATCAAGGTCCACTAACAGTACTAGCTTTTTCATATATAgcttttcatatatatatatatatatatatatatatatatatatatatagagagagagagagagagagagagagagagagatatctaCTGATGCCATTATCTTATTTTTTATGCTGCATtgtttaaacctacattgtggcATTTCATTTACAAACATTCCCATTTTACAAAGACATTTCCAACTTCATGCTTCTTAAGATttataaagaaagaaatgtaattTCATAAATTATTTGTGACACCATTTCTCCATATCCCCTACAGTAAAGGCTTGTGTTATGTATGAGCATATCCGCATGCTACAATATTATTAAACAATAACGTCATTTGAAGTCCAAGGGGTCTTTGGGCTACATGgttgaatgtttaaaaaagtagtaAGTAGAAAGCAAAGTAAAAATGGATTCCCTTTACACGTATATCcctttatgaaagatatattaTAATAGACATATTATTATAACatatgtttacaatttaattgtTGAATAGATGCAGTGTAGGTTACAGTTGCGACCCTGAGCAGTGAACAGATGTTGGCAGATAATGCTGACAGAGCAGTAGAGGGCGGTATGAcacaaaaggagagaaaagcaCATGGCTATTGGCAAAGGGTGTGTTTAGGGTGTTAAACAGCGAATATTTGTGTGGATACATTGTTGTGTAGCCTATATAGTGTTAAAACAGAAACATGCCATCATAGGGTTTAAATAGGCctaataaaaacagttaaaaagttGCAAACAGTTGGCATATAGGCCTAATACTAAGAAAACACCTCCACTTATGGAGAACAAAATGTCACATCCTGAGTGAATGTGCTTTGAGGTCATTAGTGCAAGAGGTTCAGATGGAGGTGGAGAAGGTGAATAAGGTGcggcccctcctccctccctgctctctcctctctcctctcccctggCCGGAGCCAAAGCCTCCCTCACCTCGACACGTTTGTCTCTAGCGCATCCCGGGTCCCTGCTTCACCCTCCCACCTCACTGACCGTATCTACGTACAGTTCAAGCCCGGAACCTCACCATGACCTCAGCGAGAGGAGCAACGGGGATGTGTCCACCAGAAACCTACTTATAACACCAACTTGAAAAAGGTAGGTTTGGGTTTTCTGAACTGTTGTAGCGCTGGTTAGCCGGCTTTATCATGTACAAATGGCCAGACGGTTTCAGTCCTACTTTCTCAGCTGAAAATATTGATGTATCTCGGTTTTTATTGTGAAGTGTTCAGCGTGTATTACTGCGACAAGGTGATTTACATTAAAGCTGCTCAGTTCATACAGTAGGTAGCCTACCGTACTGTGCAGTTCTGAGTTTCAGGGGATTATGAACCTGATTTTAAAGCCTGACATTAGTCAGAACATTTTTCCAAAGTCAAAGTGAAAGTCATTCATGTCACTGTACTGACCCCAGACATCACTGCATTTCCTCTAATCGATGTCTAACGGAGCATTTAGACTTAATGTTGTCTAATTCCATTTCTTCTTTCCAACCTGCCAATCGCATGGTGGTTTGTTATTCTAGTCttctatttgttgtttgttgttctgTGCTTTTCAATGAAAGTATCGGACCTACAATTCCAATGATACACCAGAAGAGAGTAACAACTTAACTATTGTTTAAAGACAGACATGTGTTGAGTGTGTAGAGCAGCCGAGTACAGCACACAATGGagatgattaaaaaacaaaaataacaatgagCAATGGGCAAAAAGACAGAGTCCATTACTGTACCACACACACCATCAGAAGAAATATAGCCTACAACCAGCCTTAGAGCAGGCCAATTACATGATGACTTAACTAAGCTATAGTCTTTTGTTGTTCTCTGCTTCCTTATGAAAGTAACTATAGTGACCTACAGTAAACTTGTAGTTCATTTTAACAGGATGCCATGCAGAtaccacaaaaaaaactacattagTATCTGTTGTGGTAGTAAATCACAAGAGAATAAAAATCCTGTAATTGAATTACTCCTCAATAACTGCACAATCTTCCCCTTAGAGCAGGCTAACAGTATAATGGTTTCACTTTGTAAGAGTTATTCACTTTGTAAGAGTTATTCTAGTCTTTTGTTGTTTCAGTTTGTTCGTGTGTTCATGTTAGTATGATGCCATGCAGATATTATGCAAAGTATTAGTTTTAAATACAGTAGACGAGGAGGTTACATCGACAAACATGATTATGTGAAGACACAGTAGACTGTCTTATGGCATTACACCAAGAGGGTTCCTATCTACATAATGGCCTACTGTCACCAACTGCCTCTACAGGAACATAACAGTACATGTATGCTTGTTTTTTGTGATGTTTACGATGTGAGGTACTGAGTTTGGATGTTGCAGTTCACACATTTCATTAAGGATTTTTGCTGCTCCAAATCCACTAAAATGTCAGCCAGACTCCAGTGAGAAAGGAATTCTGCCCAGAGGCTAAGAAATGTGCTCAGATATTCAGTGTGTCTCACTCCCGGGGTTGCCACCTTAATTTCATAAGGCCACTGCAGGTCTGTAGGGTTATACAAGACAGCAGCCACAGatggagagcgagagagatggagggatgtGACAACTGAAAtagtggagggaggagagagaacatGCCAAATAACTCTCATTGCACAGTCTCCATTAGCAGTGTAGAAGTTGAGTAGAAAGCATGCAATAGAAGAGGAGAGTGTATGACAAGAGCTGCTGGAAACTGTAACTGAAAGCTGATCGGCCCAAATCACATGGAGAGAGGTAGAGCCACTCTTTCTCAGAAGTATTGATTGGCGGCTTGCTGCCTCAAGCCCCTGTCTCCCATACTGTTTGTACCTTCTAGTATGCACTACAAACCCGAGACTGAGATGTATAACTCAACCTTGCAACCTCATCTCTCATCTTTCTGCTGTTAGCCGAGATAAAACACAGTGAGTGAAAGCAGTGAGGTGTGTGATATTAACAGGTCAGCATAAATGTGTAGAGGGGAAAGCAAGAAGATAAGCGTGCTGGGGAAATGCCGCTCTATTACTCTTTCTCATCCACTGTAGGAGGAGACTGACAGTGGATCTGGCCCGAGCCACCAGTCCCCAGACACTGTGTGCCACAGAGACAGATGCAGCTCTCTGCTGAATGTCATTTCCTCATTATGGCTGTAACAGAccaaatggtgtgtgtgtgcgtgtgcgtgtgcgcgtgtgtgtgcgtgcgtgtgtgtgtgtgtgtgtgtgtgtgtgtgtgtgtgtgtgtgtgcgctcgcGTGTGCATGGTTGTAATGCCTAATTGATTTTGTACTCTTCTGCAAGACAAATGTTTTTCACACcctgaaaatgacaataaatgagTGCATCACTTGAACAcaagcattttattttatttttttaaagtgaacaCTGTCTTTGTCACACTTTGTTTCAGAAGAAAATATTGGTTTATATGGTTCTCATGTCACCTCCTTTTTTATAACCACTTCAACCGTCCTCATTCCTCAGTGCTTCtcttcaaaataaatgctacTTCTCCACCTACTCTTCTTTCCCTGTGCAGACAATCCCATGGGCTATAGCAGAAGGACGCTGGCTGAGTGGAGATGTTCAGAAAGAGGCCCCCTCCAGGTCAGTACCTGACACTCAACACACTCATTACTTgtgcattcatttgcatttcCTAAGTGTCAGTGGTCCTGGTGGCTTGATGATGGTGAAACAAGGGGGTATCTGTTGGCAGGAAAGCTCACAAGGCCCCTCAGAGTCCTGACTTTTAGCTGGTGTTAATAAGTGCTCTTAGTGACTGGATTGTTGTCAGATAGCACTTAAATACATTAACATGCAGGTGTAAATGCACACAGGATGTATGGAGGATTGATTCTAATCAAATTTTTCAAACCAAGTCTGGAGGTGTTCAGGGATGCATTAAGAGCACGCTGAGCACAAGCGTGAATGCAGTCATGCATTATAGTAAATTACTTACTCTACTATACTTAATATATAGGCTAATGGCATCCTGTATGTTGGTGGATGTCTAgagacaaacaatgttgtcaccAGTGGTGGCTGAAAGGACTGAATAGAGCACATTCTTCCCTAACCACGTTTTccttatttttaaaaagtcaagTCAGATCTCAGTGAGGACAGCAGCATGATAAGGCCAGTTGTAAATTTAATCTGACTTTTAATATCCACAGTCAGTCTGAATAAAAGATACATATTATTGCCAAGTGCAAAGGGGACCACAGTGGGACAGTGATAGTCCTACATGTATGGTTGGCGGGCAGAGCCTCAGAGATCTTAGCATCAAGGATGCATTGCAGGACATTAAGGAGCCCCATGAGTCACATTTTGACatggaaatacattttacatttgattgTAAAGTTTGTCTTTTATATGCTATGCTGTCATTATTTGCAGGTTGAAGACCTGCAAACGCTGATACACAGCTGCAGTGTGCAATGGCATTGATTTTTGTTGGGGTTTTCCTTGGATGCAATTTTGTAGTCATGCATGTCATCCACTCTTACACTATATTTCCTGttctgtcaaaaataaatagcctacagTCAGTTTCCTTATTATGGCTCTAACAGACCaaatggtctgtgtgtgtgtgtgtgtgtgtgtgtgtgtgtgtgtgtgtgtgtgtgtgtgtgtgtgtgtgtgagagagagagagagagagagagagagagagagagagagagagatagagagaaagcGTGTGATAGGCATCTTTAATGTATAGGCACGAGGCTTGCCGCACAGCACGTGCACTGGCACCTGCCTGGCCCTGCCCACTGCAGTGCACCTTCTCCCTTAAAAACGGGCAGGAAACTGGACTGCTGCACGAGCCACTTTGGCTCTAAACGTCACAGCCATGCTCCAATACGCTGATGCTCCTTAGATCCAAAATGGCGCCCAGTTTCCTCATCCAGCGACTCGCTCAGCTGTGGGATCCCTGCAGAGGCGGTTGCCAAGGTAACCCAGAGCCTATGTGGTTACGTAATGCTTACAGCGGACAGTGTTTACGTTGTGGATGAGACTTGAGCTGACGGTGCAGACTTTGCACATGGTGCGTCAGTTGATTGATGAGGCTGCTGTGGTGCAGAATTGATCAAACACTTGTGATTTTCGTATGTGCGTCATCGAGACAAAAACTTTACATCCTTGGATAGGCCTAAGCTAAGCTACTGTAGGCTATATAAACAAGTCTA
This sequence is a window from Sander vitreus isolate 19-12246 chromosome 6, sanVit1, whole genome shotgun sequence. Protein-coding genes within it:
- the aqp10a gene encoding aquaporin-10a → MLNRRVGRVRNALVRECMAEFLGTFVLLLFGCSAAAQVKTSRETKGQFLSVNMAFSVGVMSAMYLTKNISGAHFNPAVTLSFCVLGQVPWGKLVPYCLSQVLGAYLASGLVYLVYYDAIMEFSGGVLTVYGPNETASIFATYPAEYMTLGRSFLDQVVGTGMLMLCILCLEEKRNTPAPSELIPAIVAVIVLGISMSMSANCGAAINPARDLGPRLLTLTAGWGTEVFTCYNYWFWVPLVAPLTGGVIGTFIYLFFIYWHLPDPDPPESLSSLSTISDKIKQPSTMWDNGVELKAA